The following proteins come from a genomic window of Varunaivibrio sulfuroxidans:
- a CDS encoding AAA family ATPase: protein MILKISVGAFVRSDAMKAVLEELATDRMFVRSSIAIQDGAILEGTKFLSTHQTPDLVIVESFATDAQSQSAELDALADVCAPGTRVVLIGAVNDIDLFKALIEQGISQYFYQHASVEGLRDAIYQAFSDRTTQTKGRLISCFGLRGGVGSSSLAHNIAFELARAYDEDVILVDLDIAYGTAALAYNTQPSYTLADALTQTDRLDETLLQRYLEKCTDNVSLLAAPGNLISGVQVNTQMLEGVIALVQQMASFVVLDIPHIWTGWTQDLLVEADETVLVATPDLYNLRDGKNLVEFLSPNRGVDAPTRLVFNKVGANKAGQLDDKDFKEALGMKPVASIPYEADIFSKALNNGDMLRTVGAKSKSVSAIETLAKLLSARQNAQTKKKPGLFNFLGKK, encoded by the coding sequence GTGATCCTCAAAATTTCCGTTGGGGCCTTTGTCCGCAGCGACGCCATGAAGGCCGTGTTGGAAGAGCTTGCCACGGACCGCATGTTTGTTCGCTCCAGCATAGCGATACAGGACGGCGCGATCCTCGAAGGAACGAAATTTCTATCCACTCACCAGACACCCGATTTGGTAATCGTCGAAAGTTTCGCCACCGACGCACAAAGCCAATCGGCGGAACTGGACGCCCTGGCCGATGTCTGCGCCCCTGGCACGCGGGTCGTTCTGATCGGTGCGGTAAATGACATTGATCTGTTCAAGGCCTTGATCGAACAAGGTATTAGCCAATATTTTTATCAACATGCCAGCGTCGAGGGTTTGCGCGACGCGATTTATCAGGCTTTTTCCGATCGCACCACACAGACCAAGGGTCGCCTTATTTCATGCTTTGGTTTGCGCGGGGGCGTGGGCTCCAGCTCACTCGCCCACAATATCGCGTTCGAACTCGCACGAGCTTACGATGAGGACGTCATTCTTGTCGATCTCGACATTGCCTATGGCACGGCGGCGCTGGCGTATAACACCCAGCCCAGCTATACGCTGGCCGACGCCCTAACCCAAACCGATCGCCTCGATGAAACCCTACTCCAACGCTATCTGGAAAAATGCACCGACAACGTCTCGCTTTTAGCCGCGCCCGGAAATCTGATCTCCGGCGTTCAGGTCAACACCCAAATGCTGGAGGGCGTCATCGCTCTGGTTCAGCAAATGGCCTCCTTCGTCGTTTTGGATATCCCTCACATTTGGACCGGATGGACTCAGGATCTTCTGGTCGAGGCCGATGAAACCGTCCTCGTAGCGACGCCGGATTTGTATAATTTACGCGATGGCAAAAACCTGGTTGAATTCCTATCCCCCAATCGTGGGGTCGATGCGCCGACGCGGCTCGTTTTCAATAAGGTTGGCGCCAATAAGGCGGGGCAACTAGATGATAAGGATTTCAAGGAAGCCCTGGGAATGAAGCCCGTGGCCTCCATTCCATACGAGGCCGACATATTTAGCAAGGCGCTCAACAACGGCGACATGCTGCGCACGGTTGGCGCCAAGTCAAAATCGGTGAGCGCGATCGAGACTCTGGCGAAACTGCTGAGCGCCCGCCAAAACGCCCAGACCAAAAAGAAACCCGGCCTGTTTAACTTTCTGGGTAAAAAATAG